A single window of Modestobacter italicus DNA harbors:
- a CDS encoding MBL fold metallo-hydrolase, producing MLIRSFPAGAFGTNCYAVATGAGAECVVVDPGMDAVQPLAEMLAADGLKPVAVVLTHGHLDHTFSVLPVCDGYGIPAYLHPADSGMLSDPARWHGPQLAPLITGVRLPDPADVRPLDDGAVLDLAGVRLTVRHAPGHTQGSVVFSLDLDDAPGLLAGDVLFAGSVGRVDLPGGSWDAMLGSLRDVVLPLDDDTVVLPGHGPATTIGRERATNPYLAEAASAPGGRSL from the coding sequence GTGCTCATCCGCTCCTTCCCCGCCGGCGCGTTCGGCACCAACTGCTACGCGGTCGCCACCGGGGCGGGCGCCGAGTGCGTGGTCGTGGACCCTGGCATGGACGCCGTGCAGCCCCTGGCCGAGATGCTCGCCGCCGACGGGCTGAAGCCCGTCGCCGTCGTCCTCACCCACGGGCACCTGGACCACACCTTCTCCGTGCTGCCGGTGTGCGACGGGTACGGCATCCCGGCCTACCTGCACCCCGCCGACAGCGGGATGCTGTCGGACCCGGCCCGCTGGCACGGGCCGCAGCTCGCACCGCTGATCACCGGGGTCCGGCTGCCCGACCCGGCCGACGTGCGGCCGCTGGACGACGGGGCGGTGCTCGACCTCGCCGGCGTGCGGCTCACCGTCCGGCACGCGCCCGGCCACACCCAGGGCTCGGTCGTGTTCTCCCTCGACCTGGACGACGCCCCGGGGCTGCTGGCCGGCGACGTGCTGTTCGCCGGCTCGGTGGGCCGGGTCGACCTGCCCGGCGGGTCCTGGGACGCGATGCTCGGCTCGCTGCGCGACGTCGTCCTGCCGTTGGACGACGACACCGTCGTCCTGCCCGGGCACGGCCCGGCCACCACGATCGGCCGCGAGCGCGCCACCAACCCGTACCTCGCCGAGGCCGCGTCGGCACCCGGGGGACGTTCGCTGTGA
- a CDS encoding peptidylprolyl isomerase, giving the protein MPTNKQRREQAQRRLQRQLERREQLARKRRRNLLIGVTVLAVLAVVGAFFIITGLADDDADTTAAPSSSSAASSASAAPAGQTTVAGPCTYTTDGTASAGAQVTPPTGDIPTTGTLALTMATNFGDIGLSLDQAAAPCAAASFAALSQQGYFDNTPCHRETDSDSLKVLQCGDPGGTGTGGPGYTFPTQVTGSETYPRGTVAMANSGSGTDGSQFFLVFGDSTLPPNYTVVGRIDDPGLAVLDTIAANGNDGANGTGDGAPTQPVTITAMTPVA; this is encoded by the coding sequence GTGCCGACGAACAAGCAGCGCCGCGAGCAGGCCCAGCGACGGTTGCAGCGCCAGCTGGAGCGCCGCGAGCAGCTCGCCCGCAAGCGCCGCCGCAACCTGCTCATCGGCGTGACGGTCCTCGCCGTCCTCGCCGTGGTCGGTGCCTTCTTCATCATCACCGGGCTGGCCGACGACGACGCCGACACCACCGCCGCGCCGAGCAGCAGCAGCGCCGCGAGCTCGGCGTCCGCCGCGCCCGCCGGCCAGACGACCGTCGCCGGCCCGTGCACCTACACGACCGACGGCACCGCCAGCGCCGGCGCGCAGGTCACTCCCCCCACCGGGGACATCCCGACCACCGGCACGCTGGCCCTGACGATGGCGACCAACTTCGGCGACATCGGGCTCTCCCTGGACCAGGCCGCGGCTCCGTGCGCCGCGGCCAGCTTCGCCGCGCTGAGCCAGCAGGGCTACTTCGACAACACGCCCTGCCATCGGGAGACCGACTCCGACAGCCTCAAGGTGCTGCAGTGCGGCGACCCGGGCGGCACCGGCACGGGCGGCCCCGGCTACACCTTCCCGACCCAGGTGACCGGCTCGGAGACCTACCCGCGGGGCACGGTGGCGATGGCCAACAGCGGCTCGGGCACCGACGGCAGCCAGTTCTTCCTGGTCTTCGGTGACAGCACCCTGCCGCCGAACTACACGGTCGTGGGCCGGATCGACGACCCGGGGCTCGCGGTGCTGGACACCATCGCCGCGAACGGCAACGACGGCGCCAACGGCACCGGCGACGGCGCACCCACCCAGCCGGTCACCATCACCGCGATGACGCCCGTCGCCTGA
- a CDS encoding methyltransferase domain-containing protein, whose protein sequence is MDTDLYAGFPPGFFDRSDDGPDAGFYDRPRLVTHIDDRAVAAVGELYAELGIDGDAPRPTRALDLMSSWVSHFRRPPAELVVLGMNADELAANPAATERLVHDLNTDPRVPLPDEDVDAAVCCVSIDYLTRPIEVLADVGQVLRPGGQLAITFSNRCFPTKAVRGWLATDDAQHGAVVAELVRRTGWFTEPTVTLRTRPGAGDPLYAVVATRTA, encoded by the coding sequence ATGGACACCGACCTGTACGCGGGCTTCCCACCGGGCTTCTTCGACCGCAGCGACGACGGGCCGGACGCCGGGTTCTACGACCGGCCCCGGCTCGTCACGCACATCGACGACCGGGCCGTCGCCGCCGTCGGGGAGCTCTACGCCGAGCTGGGCATCGACGGGGACGCACCGCGGCCGACGCGGGCCCTGGACCTGATGTCCTCGTGGGTGTCGCACTTCCGCCGGCCCCCGGCCGAGCTGGTGGTGCTCGGCATGAACGCCGACGAGCTGGCGGCCAACCCGGCGGCCACCGAGCGGCTGGTGCACGACCTCAACACCGACCCCCGCGTCCCGCTGCCCGACGAGGACGTGGACGCCGCCGTGTGCTGCGTGTCGATCGACTACCTCACCCGGCCGATCGAGGTGCTCGCCGACGTGGGGCAGGTGCTGCGCCCCGGCGGGCAGCTGGCGATCACCTTCTCCAACCGCTGCTTCCCGACCAAGGCCGTCCGTGGCTGGCTGGCGACCGACGACGCGCAGCACGGGGCCGTGGTCGCCGAGCTGGTGCGCCGCACCGGGTGGTTCACCGAGCCGACCGTCACGCTGCGGACCCGGCCGGGCGCCGGCGACCCGCTCTACGCCGTCGTGGCCACCCGCACCGCTTAA
- a CDS encoding RelA/SpoT family protein, which produces MASDVVVPQTSDAPPAEEATPRAALPERPVVRRPDDVAAEPGGGETAPRRRVRDRLARRIVAGQRSTGIRPVLEPLAALHRQSHPKADLALLQRAYDVAEEAHAEQKRKSGDPYITHPLAVATVLAGLGMDTTTLVAALLHDTVEDTGVDLESIRADFGPEVAHLVDGVTKIDKVKFGDAAQAETIRKMIVAMSRDPRVLVIKLADRLHNMRTLRFLPPEKQEKKARETLEILAPLAHRLGMNTIKWELEDLAFATLYPKRYDEIVRLVAERAPSRDTYLAEVTSAVTEQLKAANIEASVTGRPKHYYSIYQKMIVRGRDFTDIWDLVGIRILVDSVRDVYAALGIMHAHWQPVPGRFKDFVAMPKFNMYQSLHTTVIGPQGKPVELQIRTFDMHRTAEYGIAAHWKYKEKARAGGRTTEAGPTPGSAGDDMLWLRQLLDWQREAQEPGEFLETLRYDLGPQEVFVFTPKGDVISLPGEATPVDFAYAVHTEVGHRCIGARVNGNLVSLDSKLSNGDVVEVFTSRSPTAAPSKDWLSFVGSSRARTKIRQWFTKERREDAVEAGKDALTKAMRKAGLPLQRLLGGESLATLAADLHYPDISALYAAVGENQVSAHSIVEKLLIALGGTEGATEDIAETAIPTKRSVARTAGGDPGVVVHGMTDVWAKLAKCCTPVPGDDILGFVTRGGGVSVHRTDCTNAEDLQRKPERLVEVDWASQPGSVFLVAIQVEALDRHRLLSDVTRALADERVNILSASVQTSRDRVAVSRFTFELADPAHLGSVLQTVRNVDGVFDVERVTA; this is translated from the coding sequence GTGGCCTCTGACGTCGTCGTACCGCAGACGTCCGACGCGCCTCCCGCGGAGGAGGCGACGCCGCGGGCCGCGCTGCCCGAGCGGCCGGTCGTCCGACGTCCCGACGACGTGGCCGCCGAACCGGGTGGCGGCGAGACCGCCCCGCGCCGGCGGGTCCGCGACCGGCTCGCCCGGCGGATCGTGGCCGGCCAGCGCTCCACCGGCATCCGCCCGGTCCTCGAGCCGCTGGCCGCCCTGCACCGGCAGAGCCACCCCAAGGCCGACCTCGCGCTGCTGCAGCGGGCCTACGACGTGGCCGAGGAGGCGCACGCCGAGCAGAAGCGCAAGAGCGGCGACCCCTACATCACGCACCCGCTGGCGGTCGCGACGGTCCTCGCCGGGCTGGGCATGGACACCACGACGCTGGTCGCCGCGCTGTTGCACGACACGGTCGAGGACACCGGGGTCGACCTGGAGTCCATCCGCGCGGACTTCGGCCCCGAGGTCGCCCACCTGGTCGACGGCGTCACCAAGATCGACAAGGTCAAGTTCGGCGACGCCGCCCAGGCCGAGACCATCCGCAAGATGATCGTGGCGATGTCCCGCGACCCGCGGGTGCTGGTCATCAAGCTGGCCGACCGGCTGCACAACATGCGCACGCTGCGCTTCCTCCCGCCCGAGAAGCAGGAGAAGAAGGCGCGCGAGACGCTGGAGATCCTCGCCCCGCTGGCCCACCGGCTGGGCATGAACACCATCAAGTGGGAGCTCGAGGACCTCGCGTTCGCCACGCTCTACCCCAAGCGGTACGACGAGATCGTGCGCCTGGTCGCCGAGCGCGCGCCCTCCCGGGACACCTACCTGGCCGAGGTCACCTCCGCGGTGACCGAGCAGCTCAAGGCCGCGAACATCGAGGCCAGCGTCACCGGCCGGCCCAAGCACTACTACTCGATCTACCAGAAGATGATCGTCCGCGGCCGGGACTTCACCGACATCTGGGACCTGGTCGGCATCCGGATCCTGGTCGACTCGGTGCGCGACGTGTACGCGGCGCTGGGCATCATGCACGCGCACTGGCAGCCGGTGCCCGGCCGGTTCAAGGACTTCGTGGCGATGCCGAAGTTCAACATGTACCAGTCGCTGCACACGACCGTGATCGGCCCGCAGGGCAAGCCGGTCGAGCTGCAGATCCGCACCTTCGACATGCACCGCACCGCCGAGTACGGCATCGCGGCGCACTGGAAGTACAAGGAGAAGGCGCGGGCCGGCGGCCGGACCACCGAGGCCGGGCCGACGCCCGGCTCGGCCGGCGACGACATGCTGTGGCTGCGCCAGCTGCTGGACTGGCAGCGCGAGGCGCAGGAGCCCGGTGAGTTCCTGGAGACGCTGCGCTACGACCTCGGTCCGCAGGAGGTCTTCGTCTTCACGCCCAAGGGCGACGTGATCAGCCTGCCCGGGGAGGCGACGCCGGTCGACTTCGCCTACGCCGTGCACACCGAGGTCGGGCACCGCTGCATCGGCGCCCGGGTCAACGGCAACCTGGTCTCCCTGGACAGCAAGCTGTCCAACGGCGACGTCGTGGAGGTCTTCACCTCCCGCTCGCCCACGGCCGCCCCGTCGAAGGACTGGCTGTCCTTCGTGGGCAGCTCCCGGGCCCGGACCAAGATCCGGCAGTGGTTCACCAAGGAGCGCCGCGAGGACGCCGTCGAGGCGGGCAAGGACGCGCTGACCAAGGCGATGCGCAAGGCCGGGCTCCCGCTGCAGCGGCTGCTGGGCGGCGAGTCGCTGGCCACCCTGGCGGCCGACCTGCACTACCCCGACATCAGCGCGCTGTACGCCGCGGTGGGGGAGAACCAGGTCTCGGCGCACTCGATCGTCGAGAAGCTGCTCATCGCGCTCGGCGGCACCGAGGGCGCGACCGAGGACATCGCCGAGACCGCCATCCCCACCAAGCGGTCGGTGGCGCGCACCGCCGGCGGCGACCCAGGCGTCGTCGTCCACGGGATGACCGACGTGTGGGCCAAGCTCGCCAAGTGCTGCACCCCGGTCCCCGGGGACGACATCCTCGGCTTCGTCACCCGTGGCGGCGGGGTGAGCGTGCACCGCACCGACTGCACGAACGCCGAGGACCTGCAGCGCAAGCCCGAGCGGCTGGTCGAGGTCGACTGGGCCAGCCAGCCCGGGTCGGTGTTCCTGGTCGCCATCCAGGTGGAGGCGCTCGACCGGCACCGGCTGCTGTCCGACGTCACCCGGGCGCTCGCCGACGAGCGGGTCAACATCCTGTCCGCCTCGGTGCAGACCAGCCGCGACCGGGTGGCGGTCAGCCGGTTCACCTTCGAGCTGGCCGACCCGGCCCACCTGGGCTCGGTGCTGCAGACGGTGCGCAACGTCGACGGCGTCTTCGACGTCGAGCGCGTCACCGCGTGA
- a CDS encoding adenine phosphoribosyltransferase yields MTAAAERPVDELIASIAVDVPDFPEPGVLFRDLTPVFADAGAFRRVVDALTEPADVDPRAAALSGGGVGFDVVAGVEARGFLLAAAVALDAGTGVVPIRKAGKLPRERVSADYELEYGTATLELHTDSIRPGQRVLLVDDVLATGGTLLAAIALVEQLGGVVTAVSVVIELAALGGRQRIAPHPVHALWTT; encoded by the coding sequence GTGACCGCAGCCGCCGAGCGGCCGGTCGACGAGCTGATCGCCTCGATCGCCGTCGACGTCCCGGACTTCCCCGAGCCCGGGGTGCTCTTCCGGGACCTCACGCCGGTGTTCGCCGACGCCGGGGCGTTCCGCCGGGTCGTCGACGCGCTCACCGAGCCCGCCGACGTCGACCCGCGCGCCGCGGCGCTGTCCGGGGGCGGCGTGGGGTTCGACGTCGTCGCCGGCGTGGAGGCCCGCGGGTTCCTGCTGGCCGCCGCCGTCGCGCTGGACGCCGGCACCGGGGTCGTGCCGATCCGCAAGGCCGGCAAGCTGCCCCGCGAGCGGGTCTCGGCCGACTACGAGCTGGAGTACGGCACCGCCACGCTGGAGCTGCACACCGACTCGATCCGGCCCGGGCAGCGGGTGCTCCTGGTCGACGACGTGCTGGCGACCGGCGGCACCCTGCTGGCGGCGATCGCGCTGGTCGAGCAGCTGGGCGGGGTGGTGACGGCGGTGTCGGTGGTGATCGAGCTCGCCGCGCTCGGCGGCCGGCAGCGGATCGCCCCGCACCCCGTGCACGCGCTCTGGACGACCTGA
- the secF gene encoding protein translocase subunit SecF — protein sequence MTPREPHDAADVPLGTDADETVDDGAVLTEAADDSTGDQALADAGLPAEGEPTATTARRAPGRSSLAHRLYNGEAGLDVVNRRRFWFKVTGVVVLLCVLLMVFRGFNFGIEFAGGNSLRVPASSEQLSDIRQAAEDAGAEVSSAQVVGGNSVLLRTESLDNATEDAVVAAVAQAAGVTVEEVSPQSVSADWGGDVTNKALLALGVFLVAVVAFLAVRFQPKMAIAAIVALLHDIIVTAGVYALIGFEVTPSTVIGLLTILGFSLYDTVVVFDKVDENTKDLAKSARSTYGEAANLAVNQTLMRSINTSVIALLPVAGLLFVGAGLLGAGTLKDLALVLFVGLAVGTYSSIFLATPVLAELKEREPEQQQLRKRVLARRAAEARAAASGTALGPVASARRSRGAAGAARGSSVAVAERPTALPDRPDADVPVESPDSVQPSSSGATAAPRPGQRPQRPGPRPGQRPAGKKRR from the coding sequence ATGACCCCCCGCGAGCCGCACGACGCGGCAGACGTCCCGCTGGGCACCGACGCCGACGAGACGGTCGACGACGGCGCCGTCCTGACCGAGGCCGCCGACGACAGCACCGGCGACCAGGCGCTCGCCGATGCCGGCCTGCCCGCCGAGGGGGAGCCCACGGCCACGACCGCCCGCCGTGCGCCGGGCCGGAGCTCGCTGGCGCACCGGCTCTACAACGGCGAGGCCGGCCTCGACGTCGTCAACCGGCGCCGCTTCTGGTTCAAGGTGACCGGCGTCGTCGTGCTGCTCTGCGTCCTGCTGATGGTGTTCCGCGGGTTCAACTTCGGCATCGAGTTCGCCGGCGGCAACAGCCTGCGGGTGCCGGCGAGCAGCGAGCAGCTGTCCGACATCCGGCAGGCCGCCGAGGACGCCGGTGCCGAGGTCTCCAGCGCGCAGGTGGTCGGCGGCAACTCCGTGCTGCTGCGCACCGAGTCGCTGGACAACGCCACCGAGGACGCTGTCGTCGCCGCCGTCGCGCAGGCCGCCGGGGTCACCGTCGAGGAGGTCAGCCCGCAGTCGGTGAGCGCCGACTGGGGCGGGGACGTGACGAACAAGGCGCTGCTCGCGCTGGGCGTCTTCCTGGTCGCGGTGGTCGCGTTCCTCGCGGTCCGCTTCCAGCCGAAGATGGCGATCGCCGCGATCGTCGCGCTGCTGCACGACATCATCGTCACCGCGGGCGTCTACGCGCTGATCGGCTTCGAGGTGACGCCGTCGACGGTCATCGGCCTGCTGACCATCCTCGGCTTCTCGCTGTACGACACCGTCGTGGTGTTCGACAAGGTCGACGAGAACACCAAGGACCTCGCCAAGAGCGCCCGCTCGACCTACGGGGAGGCCGCGAACCTGGCGGTCAACCAGACGCTGATGCGCTCGATCAACACCTCGGTGATCGCGCTGCTGCCGGTCGCCGGGCTGCTGTTCGTCGGCGCCGGGCTGCTGGGGGCCGGCACGCTCAAGGACCTCGCCCTGGTCCTGTTCGTCGGTCTGGCCGTGGGCACCTACAGCTCGATCTTCCTGGCGACCCCGGTGCTGGCCGAGCTCAAGGAGCGCGAGCCCGAGCAGCAGCAGCTGCGCAAGCGGGTGCTCGCCCGGCGTGCCGCCGAGGCGCGCGCGGCCGCCAGCGGCACGGCGCTGGGCCCGGTGGCCAGCGCCCGCCGCAGCCGGGGCGCGGCCGGTGCCGCCCGTGGCTCGTCGGTCGCCGTCGCCGAGCGCCCGACGGCGCTGCCGGACCGCCCCGACGCCGACGTCCCGGTGGAGTCGCCGGACTCGGTGCAGCCCAGCAGCAGCGGCGCGACGGCGGCGCCCCGGCCCGGGCAGCGGCCGCAGCGGCCCGGTCCCCGGCCGGGTCAGCGGCCGGCCGGCAAGAAGCGCCGGTGA
- the secD gene encoding protein translocase subunit SecD: MAARQLPARRYFAALALIIAGMYALIFFTGDSRTPQLGLDLQGGTTVTLTARTPDGQAPDPADLELARQIIEQRVNGLGVAEAEVVTEGSSNIVISVPGDNGEKARELGATAQLRFRPVVTGPEAASPAATDSAAPTDSAAPTDPAAPTDSAAPTDSAAAPTDAAGTTTGAATETSAPDADAPTVTQEQATAEYATLVCDTTTTSVDRAQDYIAACSDDGTAKYLLGPAVIEGTDITDASAGTETATGAWVVNVDFNSTGSATWATYTAANVGNAVGITLDGRVVSAPTINGAINGGTTQITGNFSQTEAEDLANQLKYGALPLTFSQATAQSISTELGSEQLRAGLIAGAIGVALVFLYALLYYRLLGLVMIASLVLSAVVVYASLVLLGRQIGFALSLAGIAGFIVSIGITADSFVVYFERLKDEVREGRSLRSATPRAWVRARRTILSADAVSFLAAAILYWLAIGDVKGFAFTLGLSTVLDLVVVFLFTHPLMAVLSRVKGFGTNRFSGLGQVDHSRRPAPPARPDRELVGSSTNGSNR; encoded by the coding sequence ATGGCCGCCCGCCAGCTCCCCGCCCGGCGCTACTTCGCCGCCCTCGCCCTGATCATCGCCGGGATGTACGCGCTGATCTTCTTCACCGGCGACTCCCGCACCCCGCAGCTCGGCCTCGACCTGCAGGGCGGGACGACGGTGACCCTGACCGCCCGCACGCCCGACGGCCAGGCGCCCGACCCGGCCGACCTCGAGCTCGCCCGGCAGATCATCGAGCAGCGCGTCAACGGCCTCGGTGTCGCCGAGGCCGAGGTCGTCACCGAGGGCAGCAGCAACATCGTCATCTCGGTGCCCGGTGACAACGGCGAGAAGGCGCGCGAGCTCGGTGCCACCGCCCAACTGCGGTTCCGCCCGGTCGTGACCGGGCCGGAGGCGGCCAGCCCCGCCGCCACCGACAGCGCTGCGCCGACCGACTCCGCGGCGCCCACCGACCCCGCCGCTCCTACGGACAGCGCCGCGCCCACCGACTCCGCCGCGGCGCCCACCGACGCCGCGGGCACGACCACCGGTGCGGCCACCGAGACCTCCGCGCCCGACGCGGACGCGCCCACGGTCACCCAGGAGCAGGCGACCGCCGAGTACGCGACGCTGGTCTGCGACACGACCACCACGTCGGTCGACCGCGCCCAGGACTACATCGCCGCCTGCTCCGATGACGGCACCGCCAAGTACCTGCTCGGCCCGGCCGTCATCGAGGGCACCGACATCACCGACGCGTCCGCCGGCACCGAGACGGCGACCGGCGCGTGGGTGGTCAACGTCGACTTCAACTCGACCGGGTCCGCGACCTGGGCCACCTACACCGCGGCCAACGTCGGCAACGCCGTGGGCATCACCCTCGACGGCCGGGTCGTCTCGGCGCCGACCATCAACGGTGCGATCAACGGCGGCACCACCCAGATCACCGGCAACTTCAGCCAGACCGAGGCGGAAGACCTCGCGAACCAGCTGAAGTACGGGGCGCTGCCGCTGACCTTCTCGCAGGCCACGGCCCAGTCGATCTCCACCGAGCTGGGCAGCGAGCAGCTCCGGGCCGGGCTCATCGCCGGAGCCATCGGGGTCGCCCTGGTGTTCCTCTACGCGCTGCTCTACTACCGGCTGCTCGGCCTGGTGATGATCGCCAGCCTGGTGCTGTCCGCGGTGGTGGTCTACGCCAGCCTGGTGCTGCTGGGCCGGCAGATCGGCTTCGCGCTCAGCCTGGCCGGCATCGCCGGGTTCATCGTGTCCATCGGCATCACCGCGGACTCGTTCGTCGTCTACTTCGAACGGCTCAAGGACGAGGTGCGGGAGGGGCGCAGCCTGCGCAGCGCCACCCCCCGGGCCTGGGTCCGCGCCCGGCGCACGATCCTGTCGGCCGACGCGGTCAGCTTCCTCGCCGCGGCCATCCTGTACTGGCTGGCCATCGGTGACGTGAAGGGCTTCGCGTTCACGCTGGGCCTGTCCACGGTGCTCGACCTGGTCGTCGTCTTCCTCTTCACCCATCCGCTGATGGCGGTGCTGAGCCGGGTCAAGGGCTTCGGCACCAACCGCTTCTCCGGCCTCGGCCAGGTCGACCACAGCCGCCGCCCGGCTCCGCCGGCCCGGCCCGACCGCGAACTGGTCGGCAGCAGCACGAACGGGAGCAACCGATGA
- the yajC gene encoding preprotein translocase subunit YajC: MESLPLLILVVLAFVVLFVLPSRQRKKIAANAQAMQDSLTTGTPVMLTSGIHGTVAGLGEGTVDLEISPGVVITVARPAILEIRKPAAGTVDPGPSTGATGFADGDGDPTDPTR, encoded by the coding sequence GTGGAATCCTTGCCGTTGCTCATCCTGGTCGTCCTGGCGTTCGTGGTCCTCTTCGTGCTGCCCTCGCGGCAGCGGAAGAAGATCGCGGCCAACGCCCAGGCGATGCAGGACTCGCTCACCACGGGGACGCCGGTGATGCTCACCAGCGGCATCCACGGCACGGTCGCCGGCCTCGGTGAGGGCACCGTCGACCTGGAGATCTCGCCCGGCGTGGTCATCACCGTCGCCCGCCCCGCGATCCTCGAGATCCGCAAGCCCGCTGCCGGCACCGTCGACCCGGGGCCCTCCACGGGGGCCACGGGCTTCGCCGACGGCGACGGCGACCCCACCGACCCCACGCGCTGA
- the ruvB gene encoding Holliday junction branch migration DNA helicase RuvB, whose protein sequence is MSAPFDRGLSAADAGLGRVPDDAVDPRAGDEERVVESALRPHSLADFIGQPKVARQLDLVLEGAKRRGRPPDHVLLSGPPGLGKTSLALIIGSELGTSVKITSGPAIERSGDLAAMLSNLAPGDVLFIDEIHRIARPAEELLYMAMEDFRVDVVVGKGPGATAIPLEINPFTLVGATTRAGLLTGPLRDRFGFVGQMEFYDTADLERVLTRSADLLGVELTPAGSAEIAGRSRGTPRIANRLLRRVRDYAEVRADGRITFEVAQAALALYDVDDLGLDRLDRSVLEALVSRFGGGPVGVATLAVAVGEEPHTVEEVCEPFLVRAGLLARTPRGRVATEAAFRHLGHPVPRGGVALSGGTGDPPSDGPSSQTLFDA, encoded by the coding sequence ATGAGCGCGCCGTTCGACCGCGGGCTGTCCGCGGCCGACGCCGGCCTCGGTCGGGTCCCGGACGACGCGGTCGACCCGCGCGCCGGTGACGAGGAGCGCGTCGTCGAGTCGGCGCTGCGCCCGCACTCGCTCGCCGACTTCATCGGCCAGCCCAAGGTCGCCCGCCAGCTCGACCTCGTGCTGGAGGGCGCCAAGCGGCGCGGCCGGCCACCGGACCACGTGCTGCTGTCCGGCCCGCCCGGCCTGGGCAAGACCAGCCTCGCGCTGATCATCGGCTCGGAGCTCGGCACCTCGGTGAAGATCACCAGCGGGCCGGCGATCGAGCGCTCCGGCGACCTCGCCGCCATGCTGTCCAACCTCGCCCCCGGCGACGTGCTGTTCATCGACGAGATCCACCGCATCGCCCGGCCGGCCGAGGAACTGCTGTACATGGCGATGGAGGACTTCCGGGTCGACGTCGTGGTCGGCAAGGGCCCCGGCGCCACCGCCATCCCGCTGGAGATCAACCCGTTCACGCTGGTCGGGGCCACCACCCGGGCCGGGCTGCTCACCGGCCCGCTCCGCGACCGGTTCGGCTTCGTCGGCCAGATGGAGTTCTACGACACCGCCGACCTGGAGCGGGTGCTGACCCGCAGCGCCGACCTGCTGGGCGTCGAGCTCACCCCGGCCGGGTCGGCCGAGATCGCCGGCCGGTCCCGGGGCACCCCCCGGATCGCGAACCGGCTGCTGCGCCGGGTCCGGGACTACGCCGAGGTGCGCGCCGACGGGCGGATCACCTTCGAGGTCGCCCAGGCGGCGCTGGCCCTCTACGACGTCGACGACCTCGGGCTGGACCGGCTGGACCGGTCGGTGCTCGAGGCCCTGGTCAGCCGGTTCGGCGGTGGACCGGTCGGCGTGGCCACCCTGGCCGTGGCCGTGGGGGAGGAGCCGCACACCGTCGAGGAGGTGTGCGAGCCGTTCCTGGTCCGCGCCGGGCTGCTGGCCCGCACGCCCCGCGGCCGGGTGGCGACCGAGGCGGCCTTCCGGCACCTGGGGCACCCGGTTCCCCGCGGCGGCGTCGCGCTCAGCGGGGGCACAGGCGACCCGCCGTCGGACGGTCCTTCGTCACAGACGCTGTTCGACGCCTAG
- the ruvA gene encoding Holliday junction branch migration protein RuvA, with translation MIASVSGRVAAVSPDGAVVEVGGVGLSVQCTPGTIARLTVGEQARLATSLVVREDSLTLYGFADDDERQLFELLQTANGVGPRLAQAVLAIHPPREVRRAVSMGDLKALMQVPGIGKKGAERLVLELRDRLGSTTSDTSLDGPAPAGLGSVTPVAPWRDQLTAALVSLGWTGKEAEGAVGQLAPVADEQVAATGAVEIAVLLRQALRLLGRA, from the coding sequence GTGATCGCCTCGGTCTCCGGCCGGGTCGCGGCCGTGTCCCCCGACGGCGCCGTCGTCGAGGTCGGCGGGGTGGGCCTGTCGGTGCAGTGCACCCCCGGCACCATCGCCCGGCTCACGGTGGGGGAGCAGGCCCGGCTGGCCACCAGCCTCGTCGTCCGCGAGGACTCGCTCACCCTCTACGGCTTCGCCGACGACGACGAGCGCCAGCTGTTCGAGCTGCTGCAGACCGCCAACGGCGTCGGGCCGCGGCTGGCGCAGGCGGTGCTGGCCATCCACCCGCCCCGCGAGGTGCGCCGCGCGGTGTCGATGGGCGACCTGAAGGCGCTCATGCAGGTGCCGGGGATCGGCAAGAAGGGCGCCGAGCGGCTGGTCCTGGAGCTGCGCGACCGGCTCGGCAGCACGACCAGCGACACCTCGCTGGACGGGCCCGCCCCGGCCGGCCTCGGGTCGGTCACCCCGGTCGCGCCCTGGCGTGACCAGCTGACCGCCGCCCTGGTCAGCCTGGGCTGGACCGGCAAGGAGGCCGAGGGCGCGGTCGGCCAGCTGGCGCCGGTCGCCGACGAGCAGGTGGCCGCCACCGGGGCCGTCGAGATCGCCGTGCTGCTGCGGCAGGCGCTGCGGCTGCTGGGCCGGGCATGA